The Phragmites australis chromosome 13, lpPhrAust1.1, whole genome shotgun sequence DNA window GCGTAGGGAAGGGTGGTAGAGGTGCAAATTTGTGAATTTAAAGTTTCACTAATAATACTATTTTTAGATggataaaatttataaaaaatagtgtAATTGATTGAAAAAAAGGTCGGTGGATATCTTAGGTTAACTAATTTGCATCCTAGATGGTGGCAAGATATTATTTGACGGTTACCGGTCCTGGGCGCTTGTTTGGACGTGCCTGTGTCCTGTGAGCCGACCTGGTGCACAATACCAGTCGTTTGTTGTGCTAGGTTAAGTCTGTTGCACCTATATACATCTAGTAGGTTGCCTCCAGTTGTATTCTCCTGACCAAGATTTAGAGCAATCATAAAGATCAAATTACCGCAGCTACTATTTATATGGCCCCACATAggtgtacatacatatatatgaatatgtatgcatatgtgtatatgtatatgtacacatacatatatgtgtacatatatacttatatgtacgtgtaagtatacatatatgtatacatatacatttttttttttaaaatccagaaaatagcgaaagtaataatagttatattgataaatcggctgaaataatctaaaatgtacacaaaaatatctaaaactcaaaaaaaataaaacaaatttagttaggttcgtattaccgtcgtctacatattaaaattatatgcatgaaagttctattatttttctcataattaaatgaatgtattaaatattgataatttgataaataaatattgagattcCCAAAATGAGTGAACTcgattttttagtcttcttttgtcatgctcaGTCCAATAAAAAatgagcttggtgtagatgcGCCAATCTGCCTAGTAAGGTCTGATCGGCAACAACCCAATGATCCGAAATACTTCTTTAAATGTATAGACGCCCAAGCCTCAATTTGCCTATATACTGTAGATAGttcaaactaacaaaatttagaATTATATTTCTAGTCTTTATTTGGCAGGGCTCTGACTAGCTCTCAGCTTCATATAAGATCTTAAGTTTATAAGTTAAGATAAAGTGATTTAAGTCTCTAttagactaaaaataaaaataaaatgactcACTGAACATCATTGGTATACCCATAGCTTCAAGAATTCTTAAGCAAACAAGCCCTAATAGTGCAGGCAAATGGGCCTGTTTGAGGCCAAATTACTGATATCACGTACGACTGGTCTATACGACCAGCTTATGACTTGAATGGGGCGTACGCTAGTAGTATAGACTAGATGTACATAGCAGTACTCATCGAAAAAGAGCACAAGGTCCTCAATCCTACTCCTTCACTCAGATTGCTTGTGACGTTAACCAGCTCACTTCCAACTGTGGATGAGAAAATTTCGGCTATATTTACAAGCCGCCAAGACAAACGAAACAAAAGTCGCTCTTGCTTTCAGTCTAAACCCTAAAAACAAAACGAGATGTGATACAAATGTTGGCATCACTATTAACTAGTACACGCTGGTGTAAGCAGAGATAATTTCTTGCCTGACATTAAATGTTACTGTTTTCTTTATGTACCATCCAAAATTCTGTGTTCCCTTTAGTGTCATCGGATAACTTTTTGTCGACTTACATGCCATTACCGTTAGTTCAGTTAGGCCCAGCCGCGTTAAGTCCAAAAAAAATGTTACATTTTTGTCAAAATACCATTTTTACCCTCATAGAACCAATGGCCCACCTGTCATCTTGCCCActctctttcccctctctcACGCTGAAACCAATCCAAGCATTACCCATTTAGATGGAGGGaagatccaatcaaacccaAAGGAAACTAATTAAACCGAATCGAAccgaaccaaaccaaatcaataAAAGATCCTTCTCTCATCCCTGCTCATTGCAATCAGACATTCAGACCAcacaaaaccaaataaaattgaGTTTTAATGATGAGCAGGAGGTGGGAAATTCAGAAGATGGATGCGGACAATTTTTCTTCAATCGGTCATCACCCTCACGCTTGCCGCTTGCTTCCCCATAGAGTGATGAGTTGCAGGCACATGTTGGTGCTCCTAGCCCGCCACCTTCGATGCGGTGCGCAGACGGATCAAGAAAACCTTAgacagagggagggagggaggttatCGTCCTCAATACGGAAGGTGACGAGATGAGAGGTGGATAGGATGGCGAAATAGATCGAAGGAGCAGGTTAGAGCCCAGCTCGAGAGGTAGCCTCCTGGTCTTGGCCTCTTAGTCTAGATCTGGCTTCCTCCAGCGTTTCATTTTGTTTTAggtcaaggaagaagaaaaaaagaacaggtgaggaagaagatggGGTGATGGTAAAACAGTCTTGTGCATCTCAGTTAACAGGTCATAGCTGGAAGTGGCACGAAGGGAAGATAAAAACTAAATGGGTGGCACACTAGGGaacaaaaaaatttcaatggcagatggagaatttTGCTAAGATTCGATGGCATGTTGGGAATTATCTCAAATACCAATCCATGGATAAGAAAACGTAGCACTACACTGTGACACAAATAGAAACCAGAAGGCAGGCTGCATAAACTCCTGACAGTGAAGCCACACAGATACAAACTAACAACTGTTACATAATAAGCCAAAGGCATGCACTGGTGCTACTTATTACTCGTGAGCTACTCCTTGACGAGGCTTTCTCTCCTAGCACTCCGGATTTATTGACCGACACTGCCGCTGGAACCGGTGCAGGAAGGCCTGAACCCCTACTCAACTATGTCAACTGCTAACAACGAAGCTGCAACACAGCAGCCATTAGTCGGTCATCATCTTCAGGTCGGGATCGTAGCGGTCTTGGTTCCTGGATAGCGACCAGCCGACTGGTGCATATGAGGAATGCATGGGATGCCCCGTGTTGGTGAATGTGCTGCCGTTAGGTCCCATGGGGCTCCCTGGATCATCAGAGTGCTCGCTTGATGTTCCATCAGACGGAGGACTGGCAGTCGAGGCTGCCCCAAATCCAGCCGTGTGCGGTGGCACAGATGTAGGCTCACGTTTCGGTTGCTCTTCCTTTGTCCTTTTACCTTCAGCAATGAAACTGCCCACCACAACCTGAAAAACAAAAAGGGTAAAAAAATAACAGAAGGCGTTGGAATTCCTATTTGGGCATGTGATACTTCGAAACAAACGGTAAATAGCCATAGATGAATAGAGAACCTGTACGGGTGTCGCTGCCATCAGCATTCCAGCAACACAACCTCCAACTATACGTCCATCACTTCCAGCCAGTGCCACACTCAAACCACCTGTTCTGCTGCGAGTGTCACTATCCTCTGCGAGCAGGAATGAGCCCGACAGAGAGAGTATATCGAAATGTCCCTGTGACAGGTCACCACAAAGCAATTCATATAGTCTGTATGAATAAAATCTGTCACAGCGTTCtaaaaataacaataaaatattgTGGATTGGTTTTGTAGTCTGTTCTCATGGAAGCGCCAATGAACTGTTGCATTATATTAGTTAATTTGCATGGATTGGAGAGCGAGAGCAGATTCAGTATGTCCTTTGAATTTCCCTGTACTATCCTGCCTAGCTGAGATGGAAACTTAAAACTACATAGTAGCCATTTTTGTTCTATCATCAGAAACCAAGTTGACAAAGACTGCAGGTAAAGGGAACAGCAAGAGGAAAGTAACGGAAATATGCAAGTTAAGTGAATCAGTGCAATGCTGTTATTACTAACTTACTACTTAATAAGAATTGTCACTAGAGCACAATGCAATTGAAAAGAGATTGCAGATAGTTCAAAGCCTATCAATGATCAATTACACAGAGATGTTTATTTGAATGCTTTATATGGCAGCAAATATATACTAACAGAAAAACATAGTCATGACTATTGTCTGGCAAAATGTAAGCAAAAAAAGACATCAATCAAACTTCAATTTCAAACCTGTGTGTTATTACATCACAGAAAGACCCAGCAGTAAAACAAAAGCATTGGCGGTGCTCTGAGCAAGTTGAGCCTGAATTTACCTCATATGTCACTATGCCACCAGAAGTTGCTGGTTGACGGAGTGTTGCCGTGCACAGAGAACCATTTGCTGAAATTATACATGTAGTACGTGGGCCTTGTTGTGAAAAAGCCATTATTTTTGACGCGACATcctgaaaaataaaagatgatTCGGTGCACAAAAGTTCATTAGATTGTCTGTGGTCCAATACAAACATCAGGCTCAAGAAACATCCAACCATGTAGCAGCTTGCCACTACAATTATAAACAATCAGGAATATGTGATTGATGCAGCTAGAAAGCAAGCCAAGGTAGAATCGACAAATTCTTATTCAACCGAACAAACATTCTcctaaatttgtaatattatccTCTGAGCATTGTGATATATGTCCTATACTCATTGATTCAGCAATATGTTGAATAGATGTATACTAAATATCCAGTGATGGCACAAGAACATGGGAAGGCTGACAGCAATTGACAGCAAGACAAAAAGGATAAATGGATAATAAAGTTTAAAATGCTGGAAAGATCAAGCAGCGCAATGTTTTGAGCTTGTACTAGAAGGAAAATGCCACATAACTATCTTCTTAGCTCTCCCATTAAATAATAGGTGATGGTCATAGCTGAATATAAGCCCCGGAGAGTGGCTGTAATTTGTAAACCACAGGGGTAGGCCaaaacatttcaaaaaaaaaaaaacagcatatTCGTAAACATTTATCTACTCAATCCTTAGTACAGAATTATTCCCTGAATGTAACTTAGTCACAATGAGACCACAGAAACCACAGAAATATACACATGATAATGTTAGTGTGAAGACAGCAGAGGGGAAGCATGTTTCAAGTACCTCGTTAGGCTTCACAGTTATTATGTGGGGAGTAAACGATGTCCCTGAAGATCCTGAAAAGGAACACAAAACAAGTGAGACAGTGAGTGTTTCAGAAGGATTGCTCCAGGATAGTTTTACGATTCTATGGATTTGGATCCCAATCCCCTGTACTGAACAAGCACTAAATTCGTATATTTTAATTTCAACTCATATAGAAAGGAACTAAACAACCTAAGATAACATTCTAACTATGCAATATGGTGATGAAAAAATTCCAGGTAAAACCAAACTTTTACTGCCTTTATCTGTAGGCAAGGGTAAAAGGCTAGAGGTTATCACAAATTGAGGCATGACAGAATGATACAAGGGAAAAACTATCCATCTTTGGTCGGTATGTGCACATACATAGATTCTTATtagacaaagaaaaaaaaaatacaagcaacctatgATGAGAAGTTCAATATTCAAAGACCAGGCTCATGTTTGAAGAGATGCTACTTTTCCTGTTTATACTGTACATAATAATTAAGACAATGATTGTACTTTTCCCAAATTATTAAAATGCCTGCACTATCCCGTCCTATTTTTAATTCCTTCAGAATGTGGGGAAACCCtttaaaaacatttttttgGCACCGTGTCCTTaaataaaatgtaaaaaaagttGCATAGACTAATTCCCGCAATCACGGTAATACACGTCCACCGCCTTGCACTACATTTTCCATTGCTACAAGCCAAGCTAGAGTTAAATAAACACTAACTTTTGAGAATTCAGACATATAAGCAACGGAGAGAGCTGGTGCAGGCTAAATTACCCAGAGCGTCGAGCTGTTTCTTTTTGCCGGATCCAGGGGGGCGCCCTCTGCGCTTCCCGTCGGGGTTGGAGTTGGACCCGCCTCCGCCGGACTGCCCGCCCGCCTCAGTCGCCGTCCCGGCTGCGGGCTTCAGTCCCAAGCCGATGCTCCCGTCTGGGCCATACTTCCTTGgcctccccctcttcttcttcacgagctccccaccgctgccgccgccaccgacaCCGGGATGCTGCATGCCCGTTGCGCCGGAATCGGGGCGGTACATGGTCCCCGGCATATCCGCGGGCTTCATGGGCGACGAGGCGCCCGGCGACGCCATGGGGCTGAAGGCGAGCGGCATCCCGTGCATAACATTCGCCGCCGAGCCCGGAGGCATCCCGGGCGGCGCCGCGGCGCCGTACGCGGCGTGCGGCATCATGACGCCGGCGGACTGCGGCGGGGAGCTCACGCGCGGCGGCGCCTGAGGCTGTTGCTGATGCTGCTGGTCACGGCCGTCCATCTCGCGGCGGCGAAACCCTCTCTCCCCGGCCCGAATCCGACGCGCCCCTCGCCTCGCTCACCTGCGCGCCTCGTCGGCAGTTCACATATGCCGTTTGCGGCGGTTCGACGTGACCTCCCTGCGCTCAAAAACCGAACCTGAAATCGAATAAAATACAGGGGAAATGTGGGGAAAGCGGAAGAAAAATCCTGCTGCGCGACAGAAAAATAAATTGGGAGAGAAGTGGAGAGACAGGGGAACCTGATGGGTCGGATCAGATCCAACTGAGGAGAAAACGCGAGATATCGAGTAATAAACCACTGCCTCCTGATGTCTGATGTGACGGTCCGGCTTGACGGAAATAG harbors:
- the LOC133888579 gene encoding AT-hook motif nuclear-localized protein 10-like, with amino-acid sequence MDGRDQQHQQQPQAPPRVSSPPQSAGVMMPHAAYGAAAPPGMPPGSAANVMHGMPLAFSPMASPGASSPMKPADMPGTMYRPDSGATGMQHPGVGGGGSGGELVKKKRGRPRKYGPDGSIGLGLKPAAGTATEAGGQSGGGGSNSNPDGKRRGRPPGSGKKKQLDALGSSGTSFTPHIITVKPNEDVASKIMAFSQQGPRTTCIISANGSLCTATLRQPATSGGIVTYEGHFDILSLSGSFLLAEDSDTRSRTGGLSVALAGSDGRIVGGCVAGMLMAATPVQVVVGSFIAEGKRTKEEQPKREPTSVPPHTAGFGAASTASPPSDGTSSEHSDDPGSPMGPNGSTFTNTGHPMHSSYAPVGWSLSRNQDRYDPDLKMMTD